A region from the Lentisphaera profundi genome encodes:
- a CDS encoding ExbD/TolR family protein has translation MAKKKKRLKVVVGDTELPLSAMIDVTFLLLTYFLITNSPVIEEAHVAVNAPSHSPDITILTDANLDLMVMKDHYHLPSLGHSFKHASDMNEFIATYAKNTAGSSSKICLKLEGNAKTEQLINIIDLLAKEGLEDKLTIAFLN, from the coding sequence ATGGCAAAGAAAAAGAAAAGATTAAAAGTGGTAGTTGGCGATACTGAGCTTCCCTTATCGGCAATGATTGACGTTACATTTCTATTGTTAACGTATTTCTTAATTACCAATAGCCCTGTCATTGAAGAAGCTCATGTAGCGGTAAATGCGCCTTCTCATTCCCCCGACATCACTATTCTCACAGATGCCAATCTTGACCTCATGGTGATGAAAGATCACTACCATCTCCCGAGCTTAGGACATAGTTTTAAACATGCCTCGGATATGAATGAATTTATTGCGACTTACGCAAAAAACACTGCAGGTAGTTCAAGCAAAATTTGTCTCAAACTCGAAGGCAATGCAAAAACAGAACAGCTCATCAATATAATTGATCTATTAGCCAAAGAAGGCCTCGAGGATAAACTCACCATTGCCTTCCTTAATTAA
- a CDS encoding virulence RhuM family protein, whose protein sequence is MKEEENIIIYTSKDGKASVSLFAQDGQVWMTQNQLAELFSTSKQNIGQHITSIINDNELDENSVIKKYFTTAADGKKYEVSHYSLEMILAIGFRVRSKRGVQFRVWANQNLKEYMVKGFVMDKERLKNPDGRADYFDELLANIRDIRSSEKRFYQKVRDLFALSTDYDTTDKATQMFFAETQNKLIFASTQKTAAELIVERADSDKSNMALTSWKGRVVRKQDIFIAKNYLIEDEIDTLNRLVTIFLESAELRAKTRKSFTMSFWQENVDKVLSSNDFPLLEGKGSISKKEVEEEVSEIYKSFEQRRKQEEVEQADFEDMQELKIVEEEIKRRNFRDHS, encoded by the coding sequence ATGAAAGAAGAAGAAAATATAATTATCTACACCAGTAAAGATGGCAAAGCTTCGGTTAGTCTTTTTGCCCAGGATGGCCAGGTGTGGATGACACAAAATCAGCTCGCAGAACTTTTTTCCACCTCGAAACAAAATATCGGCCAGCACATCACAAGTATTATCAATGACAATGAGTTAGATGAAAATTCAGTTATAAAGAAATACTTTACAACTGCCGCTGATGGCAAAAAGTATGAAGTAAGCCACTACTCACTTGAGATGATCTTGGCGATTGGCTTTCGAGTGCGCAGTAAACGCGGTGTGCAATTTAGAGTCTGGGCTAATCAAAATCTTAAAGAATACATGGTCAAAGGTTTCGTCATGGATAAGGAACGCCTTAAAAACCCAGATGGCCGTGCCGATTATTTTGATGAATTACTGGCAAATATCCGCGATATAAGATCTTCCGAAAAGCGTTTTTACCAGAAGGTGCGCGATCTATTTGCCTTGAGTACAGACTACGACACTACAGATAAAGCGACTCAGATGTTTTTCGCTGAAACTCAAAATAAACTGATTTTTGCCAGTACCCAAAAAACTGCTGCAGAGCTTATCGTTGAAAGAGCCGATTCAGATAAGAGCAATATGGCCCTGACATCCTGGAAAGGTCGAGTAGTTCGTAAGCAGGATATATTCATCGCTAAAAATTACCTGATAGAAGATGAAATAGACACCCTAAATAGACTTGTCACGATTTTCCTGGAGAGTGCTGAACTTCGGGCCAAAACCCGTAAGTCATTTACTATGAGTTTCTGGCAGGAAAATGTAGATAAAGTACTCTCTTCAAATGACTTCCCCCTTTTGGAAGGAAAAGGCAGTATCAGCAAGAAAGAGGTGGAAGAGGAAGTCTCAGAAATTTATAAGTCTTTTGAACAAAGGCGCAAACAGGAAGAGGTCGAACAAGCTGACTTTGAAGATATGCAGGAACTAAAGATAGTGGAAGAGGAAATTAAAAGGAGAAACTTTAGGGATCATTCGTGA
- a CDS encoding vWA domain-containing protein produces MPSFSPIIPLPILAIIFVLYLWSLWALWKREQGKKPIYLIFRFIATLLIFFCALKPAWKISQTISSKQSLYILIDSSQSMEVEDELPSRYKNALSLIEKHREEIDELDRLNVEIRFFDLKLHETSPDKLGSATSISNALSTCLQEDNKIKAFMLLSDGIQNHGQDLEKVIYTIKQNETSVYFVAFGKEKLQGQFSDISLSELRSPEFIQDKQDLKIKFRAELKGLKGKNQSFELMHEGRLLTSQTYLAKSNHDIVELEMIVPEKKLKASYKLLTIKAPPRANEITPLDNEAQRLIFVREEGLKILLLATHPSADYKFLRRSLETNPHFTLTSPSPFVLQSSRADDFWKETQLDDYDLIILSQVNPKFLKPRFFNELYELYSLNKKGVLIINGSDFNKYLSQDLAFADSLPILPVGAPLEQDIIINELSQNHFISKNFKDYNLNTLAISGITFPSRANPGSQVILDSSLAPLIVTRQWKASRLGMIQTNSLWQLNLNENQEFYHDIITRLAYFLCARENDLKDSLNVKSNKLNYVQKEKVFFTASLKNAEGTQVKGADVKLTFKDQNHSMTPMALSYAHTQVFEQSGLIEFKAKSKMNEESLVSLPAQLYVNQEHNELKDISTNLQLLNTLSEQTKGAQVLRSDFSDWLKKMNRTGRVHSVSLQVKNTPLWDNYFILCLILFFFCLEWYWRKFV; encoded by the coding sequence ATGCCTAGTTTCTCCCCGATTATACCGCTACCGATTCTAGCGATTATTTTTGTCCTCTACCTCTGGTCTCTATGGGCCCTTTGGAAGCGCGAACAAGGCAAGAAACCTATCTATCTTATTTTTCGTTTTATTGCCACTCTATTAATTTTCTTTTGTGCCTTAAAGCCCGCATGGAAGATCTCTCAAACAATCAGTTCGAAGCAGAGTCTCTACATCCTCATTGACTCATCTCAGAGTATGGAAGTTGAAGATGAGCTCCCTTCGAGATATAAAAATGCTCTTAGTCTTATTGAGAAACATAGAGAAGAAATTGATGAACTCGATCGCCTCAATGTAGAAATCCGCTTCTTCGATTTAAAGCTCCACGAAACATCACCAGATAAGCTTGGTTCGGCGACTTCTATTTCAAATGCTTTAAGTACTTGCCTTCAGGAAGATAACAAAATAAAAGCCTTCATGCTCTTAAGTGATGGCATCCAAAACCATGGTCAAGATTTAGAAAAAGTGATTTACACTATTAAACAAAATGAAACCTCCGTTTATTTTGTCGCCTTTGGCAAAGAGAAACTCCAAGGACAATTTTCTGATATTTCACTAAGTGAGTTGAGAAGTCCTGAATTTATCCAAGATAAGCAAGATCTGAAAATAAAATTCCGCGCCGAACTCAAAGGCCTGAAAGGGAAAAACCAAAGTTTTGAATTGATGCATGAAGGCCGATTGCTCACTTCGCAAACTTACCTAGCTAAAAGCAATCATGATATTGTAGAGCTCGAAATGATTGTCCCTGAAAAAAAACTCAAAGCTTCCTACAAATTATTGACGATTAAGGCTCCTCCGCGCGCTAATGAAATCACCCCTCTGGATAACGAAGCTCAACGCTTGATTTTCGTTCGTGAAGAAGGCCTCAAAATATTATTGCTTGCCACCCATCCCTCCGCTGACTATAAATTCCTTCGCCGCAGCCTAGAAACCAACCCCCACTTCACTCTCACCAGTCCTTCACCTTTCGTACTACAAAGCTCAAGAGCAGATGATTTTTGGAAAGAAACGCAATTGGATGATTACGACCTCATTATCCTCTCGCAGGTCAATCCCAAATTCTTGAAGCCTCGTTTTTTTAATGAACTCTATGAACTTTACTCATTAAATAAAAAGGGTGTACTCATTATTAATGGCAGTGACTTTAATAAATACCTCAGTCAAGATTTAGCTTTCGCTGATTCGTTGCCCATTTTACCTGTAGGAGCCCCTCTCGAACAAGACATCATTATCAATGAACTCAGCCAGAATCACTTCATCAGTAAAAACTTTAAAGATTACAATTTAAATACTCTAGCCATTAGCGGCATCACTTTCCCGAGTCGTGCCAATCCTGGCTCACAAGTTATTCTAGATAGTTCGCTTGCCCCACTCATTGTCACTCGCCAATGGAAAGCATCACGCTTGGGCATGATTCAAACCAACTCACTTTGGCAATTAAACCTCAATGAAAACCAAGAATTCTACCACGACATCATCACTCGCCTCGCTTATTTTTTATGCGCTCGCGAAAACGATCTCAAAGATTCACTCAATGTAAAAAGCAACAAACTAAACTATGTCCAAAAAGAAAAAGTCTTTTTTACGGCGAGTCTAAAAAATGCCGAAGGTACACAAGTTAAAGGTGCTGATGTGAAACTCACTTTCAAAGATCAAAACCATAGTATGACACCCATGGCTTTATCCTATGCTCACACACAAGTTTTTGAGCAAAGTGGCCTCATTGAATTTAAGGCCAAAAGTAAAATGAATGAGGAAAGTTTAGTCTCACTCCCTGCTCAACTCTATGTTAACCAAGAACATAATGAGCTTAAGGATATCAGTACTAATCTTCAATTACTCAATACTCTCAGCGAACAAACTAAGGGAGCTCAAGTCTTGCGTAGTGATTTTTCTGACTGGCTCAAAAAAATGAATCGTACTGGCCGTGTTCACTCCGTTTCTCTACAAGTTAAAAACACTCCACTCTGGGATAACTACTTCATTCTCTGCTTAATCTTATTCTTCTTCTGTTTAGAATGGTATTGGCGTAAATTCGTTTAG
- a CDS encoding KAP family P-loop NTPase fold protein encodes MVENYSLKNREYSPSGDSAFESDAFKGRDGDRAKFAEVLTRFLENTQSDFVLNIDSEWGSGKTYFLREWQKQLLSENKLCIYFNAWKHDHEENAFPPIFATIADNLPRNDQKQKDIYNSILDTGGKLILGLGKKFIGDETVDAITDVFGQKVIDSFQNKQSELENYKTSLQKSTDLSSNGKVFIFIDELDRCRPSFSVEVLEKIKHFFEIDNIIFVIATDNDQLSATVKKFYGDEFSASKYLERFFDQQTILPKPDTCGFIELIFEKYPMPYANRISQSDNSPELSKRLMSSLFNDFNIELRTINRMYSKIFLIMNSSDKNLNLFLVQLFVIMEDIKLDFFYFLKSESSRNETLHLAYKRMTGNDVNVLKSDRFYNDVLNLKITTFNIGISQCYELVLGMKNNNHDSRLVRELKTDHNDRTTRSDYLKDHFDAMNLFNNDILES; translated from the coding sequence ATGGTTGAAAATTACTCTTTAAAGAATCGTGAGTACTCACCATCAGGTGATTCGGCTTTTGAAAGTGATGCTTTCAAGGGACGTGATGGTGATCGAGCGAAATTTGCAGAAGTCTTAACTCGTTTTTTAGAAAATACTCAATCTGACTTTGTTTTAAATATCGACTCAGAGTGGGGTTCTGGAAAAACGTACTTCCTAAGAGAGTGGCAAAAACAATTATTGTCCGAAAATAAGCTTTGTATATATTTCAATGCTTGGAAGCATGATCATGAAGAAAATGCTTTCCCACCTATTTTTGCTACTATTGCAGATAACCTACCGAGAAACGATCAAAAGCAAAAAGATATTTATAATTCGATTTTAGATACTGGAGGAAAATTAATTCTTGGTTTAGGGAAAAAATTTATTGGAGATGAAACTGTAGATGCTATTACAGATGTGTTTGGTCAAAAGGTAATAGATTCATTTCAGAACAAACAAAGTGAATTAGAGAATTATAAAACCTCATTACAAAAATCAACAGACCTATCAAGTAATGGCAAAGTGTTCATCTTCATTGATGAGCTAGATCGCTGCCGTCCAAGTTTTTCTGTTGAAGTACTAGAAAAAATTAAACATTTTTTTGAGATTGATAATATTATCTTTGTCATTGCTACAGATAACGACCAACTCTCAGCTACGGTTAAAAAGTTTTATGGTGATGAGTTTTCTGCATCTAAGTATTTAGAACGCTTCTTTGACCAACAGACAATATTACCTAAGCCAGACACATGTGGATTTATTGAGCTCATCTTTGAGAAATATCCGATGCCTTACGCCAATCGAATTTCTCAATCTGATAACTCACCAGAACTGAGTAAACGTCTTATGAGTTCTTTGTTTAATGACTTTAATATTGAACTCAGAACAATTAATAGAATGTATTCGAAAATCTTTTTAATAATGAACTCTAGTGATAAAAATTTAAATCTTTTTCTAGTTCAGCTTTTTGTTATAATGGAAGATATAAAACTAGATTTCTTTTACTTTTTAAAAAGTGAAAGTTCTAGGAACGAAACCCTACATCTAGCCTATAAAAGAATGACCGGAAATGATGTTAACGTCCTTAAATCCGACCGTTTTTACAATGATGTTTTGAATCTTAAAATCACCACTTTCAATATTGGAATCTCACAATGCTATGAATTAGTATTGGGAATGAAAAATAATAATCACGATTCACGTTTAGTTAGAGAATTGAAAACTGATCATAATGACAGGACTACCAGGTCTGATTATTTAAAAGATCATTTTGACGCCATGAATTTATTTAATAATGATATTTTGGAGAGTTAA
- a CDS encoding BatA domain-containing protein, producing the protein MQFIHTSLLFGLLAILIPVLIHLFQKQKPKTVAIPTFAFIEQALSESSSSRKIKSSLLLFMRMLLIALPVLLLAQPFIPGLNADLGKQHLIIIDNSYYSAQGQQLNEAKEMARDIIKSLPEGSALKIATVNNSLNDYSYIHQDILEEIKSLSPSTGLINFPKIINQGDDKKQKVTIHCITDLNKNAWKNKLPEQENIIIYTTQKRRFNNYINTLKTPPNFILNQSSKLELSLGGDTSLSGLNVQLYEDGEIIQTRAIPMNKQSSIKLSFNYTPKKNVFKLHFKLDIDDNFEADNHYYFVGQAQSPKKFHIIDQAAHGELSPGLLCKLALQQSPSFEIKSSSLNNLAIASDIYLFSGLSNLAEADWNKINNLSQLNKVIIFWPMPEDDLAKWSPRLLPLFSDRFHSEQNLKQFSSNNPILKDFSHELYSTQVSTVFFSERSRPTKSLIKTFTKKDIVFSTSFNNSQLKFCGLGISPELVNSNFIAPLIHLLTAAKSHLELYNITIGQSIQLNTGKQVSITNPEGIKSEIEAKTISYNKMLLSGFYDLSNDQSYAVNLERKMAVDDYFDAQKQQDLNKISSQGFHITSSFMTIILLIVILAINLIELRLTQKGDI; encoded by the coding sequence ATGCAGTTTATACACACCTCATTGCTGTTTGGTTTATTGGCCATTCTTATTCCAGTTTTGATTCATTTGTTTCAAAAGCAAAAACCAAAAACTGTCGCAATCCCCACCTTTGCTTTTATTGAGCAAGCCCTAAGCGAAAGCTCCTCCTCACGTAAAATCAAAAGCTCGCTATTGCTCTTCATGCGCATGCTTCTTATTGCGCTCCCCGTCCTTCTTTTAGCACAACCCTTTATTCCTGGCCTTAATGCAGATTTAGGGAAACAGCACCTCATTATCATCGATAACTCATACTATTCAGCACAAGGCCAGCAATTAAACGAAGCCAAAGAAATGGCTCGAGATATCATTAAATCCCTACCCGAAGGCAGTGCACTCAAAATTGCCACTGTCAATAATTCACTTAATGATTACAGCTATATCCATCAAGATATTCTCGAAGAAATAAAATCGCTCTCCCCTAGTACTGGCCTCATTAACTTCCCTAAAATCATCAATCAAGGCGATGATAAAAAACAAAAAGTTACCATCCACTGCATCACGGATTTAAATAAAAATGCGTGGAAAAACAAACTTCCCGAACAAGAAAACATCATTATTTATACGACTCAAAAACGGAGATTCAATAATTATATCAACACGCTCAAGACTCCGCCAAATTTTATCCTTAATCAAAGTTCTAAATTAGAATTAAGCTTGGGCGGCGATACTTCCTTATCGGGTTTGAATGTACAGCTCTATGAAGATGGCGAGATCATACAAACTCGAGCTATCCCCATGAATAAACAATCTTCTATTAAACTAAGCTTTAATTACACGCCCAAGAAAAATGTATTTAAGCTCCACTTCAAACTCGATATAGATGATAACTTTGAAGCCGACAATCATTATTACTTTGTGGGCCAAGCACAATCCCCTAAAAAATTCCATATCATTGATCAAGCAGCACACGGCGAACTTAGCCCTGGACTCTTATGTAAACTTGCTTTACAACAAAGCCCCTCTTTCGAAATCAAATCTTCGAGCCTCAATAACTTAGCTATCGCCTCCGACATCTACTTATTTTCTGGCTTAAGCAATCTTGCAGAAGCCGATTGGAATAAAATCAATAACTTAAGTCAACTCAATAAAGTCATCATCTTTTGGCCGATGCCCGAAGATGATCTTGCTAAGTGGAGCCCGCGACTCCTACCTCTTTTTAGTGACCGCTTTCATTCCGAACAAAACTTAAAGCAGTTCTCTAGCAATAACCCCATTCTCAAAGATTTTAGTCATGAGCTCTACAGCACTCAAGTCAGCACCGTATTCTTTTCAGAAAGATCCCGTCCCACAAAAAGTCTAATAAAAACTTTCACTAAAAAAGACATCGTTTTCAGTACTTCATTCAATAATTCTCAACTAAAATTTTGCGGACTTGGCATCAGTCCTGAATTGGTGAATTCAAATTTTATTGCTCCACTCATTCATCTTTTGACTGCCGCTAAAAGTCATTTAGAACTTTATAATATCACTATTGGGCAATCGATTCAGTTAAACACTGGCAAGCAAGTCAGCATCACCAATCCTGAGGGCATCAAGAGCGAGATCGAGGCCAAGACGATCTCCTACAATAAAATGCTTTTAAGCGGCTTTTATGATCTCAGTAATGATCAATCCTATGCCGTTAATCTCGAACGAAAAATGGCTGTCGACGATTATTTTGACGCCCAAAAACAACAAGACCTCAATAAGATATCTTCCCAAGGTTTTCATATCACGAGCTCCTTCATGACCATCATTTTACTCATTGTCATTTTGGCCATCAATTTAATTGAATTGCGCCTTACGCAAAAGGGAGATATCTAA
- a CDS encoding transposase, translating into MLRNPASAQIVLDTWTFFDGECYDLISYVVIPNHVHVLIKTYEGHSLSDLIHSWKSFTSNEIKKFLRNNAGEEKRREGI; encoded by the coding sequence GTGCTTAGAAATCCTGCTTCTGCTCAAATAGTCCTAGATACCTGGACGTTTTTTGATGGGGAGTGTTATGATTTGATATCGTATGTGGTGATACCCAATCATGTGCATGTTTTGATTAAGACTTATGAGGGGCATTCTTTGAGTGATCTTATTCATTCATGGAAATCTTTTACTTCGAATGAAATAAAAAAGTTCTTAAGGAATAATGCGGGGGAAGAAAAAAGGCGGGAGGGCATATGA
- a CDS encoding DapH/DapD/GlmU-related protein, translating to MSTIYWAVGLRRSHDDKVLDVLFPFIKASTPEEFADIAKITGASSASINTQTLSEDQLQALVEHNSNDLSLATMLTDFDMNDNIYSITDRVITVLPNFTESSVESTEDAYLRLQMLSQRLVQPHGVSLDSVFGKLPNLAWTNYGPIFPEHVQELTIQTFSSIQPLSITHVDKFPYMANYHVPSGVRIGNGAKIRLGAHLGEGTTVMQAGFVNFNAGTEGNAMIEGRVSAGVFVSKDSDVGGGASIMGTLSGGGKEVVAIGSKCLLGANAGTGISLGFGCTVGAGTYVTASSKISLYDENNNAINLNGDLVAEGENIVKGLDLSGKDKLLFYQDSVSGKLICRPNPKTVELNSSLHLND from the coding sequence ATGAGCACTATTTATTGGGCCGTTGGCCTCCGCCGTAGCCATGACGACAAAGTTCTTGACGTCCTCTTCCCTTTTATCAAAGCTAGCACTCCTGAAGAGTTTGCGGACATCGCAAAAATCACTGGTGCAAGCTCCGCTTCAATCAATACTCAGACTCTTTCTGAAGATCAGTTGCAAGCCCTCGTTGAGCACAACTCGAATGACTTGAGCTTAGCGACTATGCTCACTGACTTTGACATGAATGACAACATCTATTCAATCACTGATCGCGTTATCACGGTGCTTCCTAATTTCACTGAAAGCTCAGTAGAATCTACTGAAGATGCTTACCTTCGTTTACAAATGCTCAGTCAGCGTCTTGTTCAACCCCATGGTGTGAGTCTCGATAGTGTTTTTGGCAAGCTCCCTAACTTAGCGTGGACTAACTATGGTCCGATCTTCCCTGAGCATGTTCAAGAACTCACCATCCAAACTTTTTCCTCTATCCAGCCCCTCTCTATCACACACGTAGACAAGTTCCCTTACATGGCTAACTATCACGTGCCTTCTGGTGTTCGCATTGGTAATGGCGCAAAAATCCGTCTCGGTGCTCACCTCGGCGAAGGCACAACAGTTATGCAAGCAGGCTTTGTGAATTTCAATGCTGGTACTGAAGGCAACGCCATGATCGAAGGCCGCGTATCTGCTGGCGTATTCGTTTCTAAAGATTCTGATGTTGGCGGTGGTGCTTCTATTATGGGTACACTCTCTGGTGGTGGCAAAGAAGTTGTTGCTATTGGCTCAAAATGTCTTCTTGGTGCCAATGCAGGTACGGGTATCTCACTCGGCTTTGGCTGTACTGTGGGTGCGGGAACTTACGTAACTGCTAGCTCAAAAATTTCGCTCTATGACGAAAATAATAACGCAATCAACCTCAATGGCGACTTAGTTGCTGAGGGTGAAAATATCGTCAAAGGCCTCGACCTTAGCGGCAAAGATAAATTACTCTTCTACCAAGATTCGGTTTCTGGCAAACTCATCTGCCGTCCAAATCCAAAAACAGTTGAACTCAATAGCTCACTTCATCTCAACGATTAA
- a CDS encoding prepilin-type N-terminal cleavage/methylation domain-containing protein encodes MNKKNFTLIEILVVVAIIGILGSLLLPSLGKARRKAKTSVCINNLKQVSTFLLMVPDDNQDHYVVGLKKYRTNDVWDDYLALDGYDGRKMLLGWTYWNWIHPNNVQGGDKLYYCPSAEFSQIDAAGYPKRNYILNSNLSWTKGSATQADVAKPSSTVMIREFVAPRNLGSRQYAISGYSDWAGTHSQHGKQMFSNIGFADGSVRSTFLPSTSKKFLSKEEDSVKLPQTVKPAPPKKTTQPKKPTSPKKADKLIYI; translated from the coding sequence ATGAATAAGAAAAATTTTACCCTCATTGAAATCTTGGTAGTTGTCGCAATCATCGGCATTCTTGGATCCTTACTTTTACCTAGCCTTGGTAAAGCAAGAAGGAAAGCTAAGACATCTGTATGTATCAATAACCTCAAACAAGTTTCTACGTTTTTACTGATGGTTCCCGATGACAACCAAGATCACTATGTTGTTGGCCTTAAAAAGTACCGTACAAATGATGTCTGGGATGACTACTTGGCTTTAGATGGCTATGATGGTCGAAAGATGTTATTGGGGTGGACGTATTGGAACTGGATTCATCCAAATAATGTGCAGGGAGGGGACAAGTTATATTATTGCCCATCCGCGGAATTTAGCCAGATAGATGCTGCTGGTTACCCAAAGAGAAATTACATACTCAACTCAAACTTAAGCTGGACTAAGGGCTCGGCAACACAAGCTGATGTTGCAAAGCCTTCTTCAACGGTTATGATTAGAGAATTCGTCGCCCCTAGGAACTTGGGCAGTCGACAGTACGCGATTTCGGGATATTCTGATTGGGCGGGAACTCATTCTCAGCATGGAAAACAAATGTTTTCAAACATCGGTTTTGCCGATGGCAGTGTCAGAAGTACCTTCTTGCCATCGACTTCAAAAAAATTCCTCTCGAAAGAAGAAGACTCCGTTAAACTACCGCAAACAGTCAAACCCGCGCCGCCAAAAAAAACCACTCAACCAAAGAAACCCACAAGTCCAAAAAAAGCTGATAAATTAATTTATATTTGA
- the ald gene encoding alanine dehydrogenase: MKIAVPKEVKKNESRVGLNPVSAAALVDAGHELMIESKAGSRAGFNDVFYDKSGCIICEDRKVLHDWADMIIKVKEPQKDEVALYHENQIIFTYLHLAADDDLLQGLLDKRVHALAYETLQLDNGSLPCLKPMSQIAGRLAIQEGAKYLEKPSGGRGVLLSGVPGVRTGKVLILGAGIVGLSALKIAVGMGAAVTIMDINEAPLGRIDEIHEGRVQTLFATRANIEQELPSVDLVVGAVLIPGSKAPKLISRDMLKLVKMGAVIVDVAVDQGGCVETSRPTTHDDPVYEIDGVLHYCVSNMPGAVPLTATQALCAQTLPYIKMIADLGLEKALESNTALQRAVNLSRGQIIHPALM; encoded by the coding sequence ATGAAAATAGCTGTTCCAAAAGAAGTTAAAAAAAATGAGTCTCGCGTGGGTTTAAACCCTGTGAGTGCCGCTGCATTAGTAGATGCAGGTCATGAACTTATGATTGAGTCGAAGGCAGGAAGTAGAGCTGGTTTTAATGATGTTTTTTATGATAAATCCGGCTGTATTATTTGCGAAGATCGCAAAGTTTTACACGATTGGGCCGATATGATTATAAAAGTCAAAGAACCCCAAAAAGATGAAGTCGCACTTTATCATGAAAATCAAATTATCTTTACCTACCTTCACCTGGCCGCGGATGATGATCTGCTTCAGGGCTTATTAGATAAACGCGTACATGCTTTGGCCTACGAAACACTTCAGCTCGATAATGGCTCATTGCCCTGTTTAAAACCGATGTCTCAAATTGCGGGACGCTTAGCCATACAAGAAGGAGCCAAATACTTAGAAAAACCCAGTGGGGGCCGAGGAGTGCTTCTAAGTGGCGTACCAGGAGTTCGCACGGGTAAAGTCTTGATTTTAGGTGCGGGAATCGTGGGTTTAAGTGCCTTGAAGATTGCAGTGGGAATGGGTGCGGCTGTTACTATTATGGATATTAATGAAGCTCCCTTAGGTCGAATTGACGAAATTCATGAAGGGCGCGTGCAAACCTTGTTTGCGACTCGGGCAAATATCGAGCAGGAATTACCCTCAGTAGATTTAGTTGTGGGTGCGGTATTAATACCAGGTAGTAAGGCTCCGAAGCTCATTAGTCGTGACATGCTCAAGTTAGTGAAAATGGGTGCAGTCATCGTGGATGTAGCCGTCGATCAGGGGGGTTGTGTTGAAACGTCTCGACCAACGACTCATGATGATCCCGTTTACGAGATTGATGGTGTTTTACATTATTGTGTAAGTAATATGCCTGGTGCGGTCCCACTTACGGCAACGCAGGCCCTATGTGCACAGACCTTACCTTACATAAAAATGATTGCGGACTTAGGTTTAGAGAAAGCCTTAGAATCTAATACGGCACTGCAAAGAGCCGTAAACTTAAGCCGAGGACAAATCATCCATCCTGCCTTGATGTGA